From Mucilaginibacter rubeus, a single genomic window includes:
- a CDS encoding NAD-dependent epimerase/dehydratase family protein, whose product MRVLVTGSSGRLGAVTVKHLRLHGHDVTGIDVISAETTDEQIDILNKEAVLAVTKNIDAIIHTAAFHGKHYELNYPREAFIDVNIYGTLNLLNACIANGVSKLLYTSTTSIYGDAMVDDSRAVWVDEELMIKPRDIYDITKQTAEQLCKDFFYSEGLQTSVYRVGRFLPEADNLKLNHRLYRGLDERDGAEGLRLALEKTFPEFEIFNITSSSPFKKDELVQLKQNPAEVIKKHYPDAEAIYKAKGWEFPKSIDRVYVSEKAKRYFGYEPKFTFDYLLNDL is encoded by the coding sequence ATGCGTGTTTTAGTTACAGGTTCATCGGGTAGGTTAGGGGCAGTTACGGTTAAACATTTACGCTTGCATGGGCATGATGTTACCGGTATTGATGTGATTTCCGCCGAAACCACTGATGAGCAGATCGATATCCTGAATAAAGAGGCCGTTTTAGCCGTCACCAAAAATATCGATGCAATTATTCATACTGCAGCCTTCCATGGTAAGCACTATGAATTGAACTATCCCCGCGAGGCATTTATCGATGTAAATATTTATGGCACGCTTAATTTGCTCAATGCATGTATAGCCAATGGGGTGTCGAAGTTATTGTATACCAGTACAACATCTATTTATGGCGATGCGATGGTTGATGACAGTCGGGCTGTTTGGGTTGATGAAGAGTTAATGATTAAACCCCGCGATATCTATGATATCACCAAACAAACTGCCGAACAGCTTTGTAAAGATTTTTTTTATAGCGAAGGATTGCAAACATCAGTTTACCGGGTTGGTCGTTTCCTGCCAGAGGCTGATAATCTTAAACTAAATCATCGCCTTTACCGCGGGCTCGATGAACGTGACGGTGCCGAAGGATTACGATTAGCCCTGGAGAAAACTTTTCCGGAATTTGAGATCTTTAATATCACCAGCAGTTCGCCTTTTAAAAAAGATGAACTGGTTCAGCTCAAGCAAAACCCTGCCGAAGTAATAAAAAAACACTATCCGGATGCTGAAGCTATTTATAAAGCAAAAGGCTGGGAGTTCCCGAAAAGTATAGACAGGGTTTATGTAAGCGAAAAGGCCAAACGGTATTTTGGCTATGAGCCAAAGTTTACGTTTGATTATCTGTTGAATGATCTCTAA
- a CDS encoding GNAT family N-acetyltransferase has product MKYEEIPLVNNEAIHNFELHVEGRRAFIDYKQKDDKIYLIHTEVPVELEGKGVASAIVEKAFNYIEEHNLKLVPLCVYVASYLKRHPEWSRILAIAPGH; this is encoded by the coding sequence ATGAAATACGAAGAAATTCCCCTGGTAAATAATGAGGCCATCCATAATTTTGAACTGCATGTCGAAGGCCGCCGCGCTTTTATCGATTACAAGCAAAAGGACGATAAAATTTACCTGATCCATACCGAAGTACCGGTTGAACTGGAAGGTAAAGGTGTGGCGTCGGCTATAGTCGAAAAAGCATTCAACTATATCGAAGAACATAACCTGAAGCTAGTTCCTCTTTGTGTTTACGTTGCATCATATCTTAAACGTCACCCAGAGTGGTCACGAATACTGGCTATAGCTCCGGGTCATTAA